A genomic region of Salinibacterium sp. NK8237 contains the following coding sequences:
- a CDS encoding ABC transporter permease: MSSTVSILTSTQARGRWLAFGAPILSIAGLIVLWDLAVRIFSIPRFVLPAPGEAFAEIINDWDLISKGIVATTQVFALGFVIGASLGFVLAIVMSSSKPLFRILYPIMIVSQAIPVVAIGAALVIWLGFGLAPKLVVVAMIVFFPVLVNVLDGLRSVDSDSINLARAMGASKWRTFLVIKLPATFTPLFSALKMSATFSVTGAILAESLASTTGGLGVYLSTMQGRFNTPGVFAAILVLASIGLLAFLLISVWESAATPWRRTSRVPRQRRYRGGAAVE, from the coding sequence ATGAGTAGCACTGTAAGCATCCTCACCAGCACACAAGCCCGTGGACGGTGGCTAGCCTTTGGTGCGCCGATCCTGTCGATCGCGGGGCTCATCGTGCTCTGGGATCTCGCGGTAAGGATCTTCTCCATCCCGCGTTTCGTGCTGCCTGCGCCCGGTGAGGCTTTCGCGGAGATCATCAATGACTGGGACCTGATCAGTAAAGGTATCGTCGCAACGACCCAAGTTTTTGCTCTCGGATTCGTCATTGGGGCGAGTCTCGGGTTCGTCCTTGCAATCGTGATGTCGTCGTCGAAGCCGCTTTTTAGAATTCTCTACCCGATCATGATCGTTAGTCAGGCGATCCCGGTAGTTGCAATCGGTGCGGCTCTCGTAATCTGGCTCGGCTTCGGACTTGCTCCCAAACTCGTCGTCGTGGCCATGATCGTGTTCTTCCCCGTGCTGGTCAATGTGTTGGACGGATTGCGGTCGGTCGACAGCGACAGCATCAATCTGGCGCGAGCAATGGGGGCTTCGAAGTGGCGAACCTTCCTCGTCATCAAACTTCCCGCGACGTTTACCCCACTTTTCTCAGCGCTGAAGATGTCGGCGACCTTCTCGGTGACCGGAGCAATTCTTGCGGAGTCGCTGGCCTCAACGACGGGAGGACTAGGCGTCTACCTCTCGACTATGCAAGGCCGCTTCAATACGCCGGGGGTATTTGCGGCGATTCTGGTGTTGGCATCAATCGGCCTGCTCGCTTTCCTCCTTATCTCGGTTTGGGAATCGGCAGCAACTCCGTGGCGGAGAACGAGCAGGGTTCCGCGGCAGCGACGCTACCGTGGTGGTGCCGCCGTAGAATGA
- a CDS encoding LacI family DNA-binding transcriptional regulator — MSRRPTVKDVAEAAGVSVATVSRALSGARVVRPELQELVVRTADALGYRPHLIAQALRRSRSGAIGMIVPKIENPFFPQLVGHADRVLQQHNLALLLCSADDDPELEAKRISILAERQIDGLLISPCSQSASAPALAEIAARMPVVQFDQRVPTVATPFVGIDDAAGIAAVTAHLGRSGRRRLAFIGADTDNWSGQRRTDGFEAWADAEDPSARQRILAGDFSREFGHDAAMQLLAADGQIDAIVCANDLLALGALDAATELGIGVPDQLAITGFDDINIATVSRPTLTTVRQPVAEMVEKAIGILLNAIDGAVEEPVDIRLPVELIIRGSAPRGAQPN; from the coding sequence ATGAGCCGACGCCCCACAGTAAAAGACGTCGCCGAAGCCGCAGGCGTTTCCGTTGCCACGGTATCGCGGGCTCTGTCAGGGGCCAGGGTGGTTCGGCCCGAGCTGCAGGAACTAGTGGTGCGCACGGCGGACGCTCTCGGGTACCGCCCGCACTTGATCGCGCAGGCTCTGCGCCGGTCGCGATCCGGCGCGATCGGAATGATTGTGCCGAAGATTGAGAATCCGTTCTTTCCGCAGCTCGTTGGTCATGCTGATCGTGTGCTTCAGCAACATAACCTCGCATTGCTGTTGTGCAGTGCGGACGATGATCCTGAACTTGAGGCAAAGCGAATCTCAATCCTTGCTGAGCGTCAGATCGATGGGTTACTGATTAGCCCTTGCTCTCAGTCGGCTAGCGCTCCCGCTTTAGCCGAGATTGCGGCTCGTATGCCTGTGGTTCAGTTTGATCAACGAGTGCCAACGGTGGCAACGCCGTTCGTCGGCATTGACGACGCCGCAGGAATCGCGGCGGTCACCGCCCATCTTGGCCGATCCGGTCGCCGCCGACTTGCGTTCATCGGCGCAGATACAGACAACTGGTCGGGTCAGCGACGCACTGACGGGTTTGAAGCGTGGGCCGATGCGGAAGATCCAAGTGCTCGCCAGCGCATACTCGCGGGAGACTTTTCGCGCGAGTTCGGCCACGATGCGGCGATGCAACTTCTTGCGGCGGATGGTCAGATCGATGCGATTGTGTGCGCCAATGACCTACTCGCGCTCGGCGCCCTCGATGCGGCCACCGAACTCGGTATCGGCGTACCTGACCAGCTTGCGATCACAGGTTTCGATGACATTAACATCGCGACGGTGTCTCGACCAACGTTAACCACCGTTCGTCAGCCCGTTGCAGAAATGGTTGAGAAGGCAATTGGTATTTTGCTCAACGCGATTGACGGCGCGGTAGAGGAACCTGTCGACATTCGTCTACCGGTCGAGCTGATTATCCGTGGAAGTGCGCCTCGGGGCGCTCAGCCTAACTGA
- a CDS encoding M20 family metallopeptidase, producing the protein MNGGVIDLTTKLLRIDTAGDHEQDAIDLVAPLLAEAGFDLTHVPWMPGRGSLVARWNGGGEFVLSGHVDTVPYGQATWAHGPLAAERDGDRLFGRGSSDMKGGVAAMVLASISAARSGARGFTVALTAGEETGCGGARTILSKKAMEAPGILIVGESTANAVRLGHKGATWLELETAGRAAHGSRPDLGVNAIEMLSDAVVGLRELGAGALHPYLGARTTNVGTISGGTQTNLVPDRAQMTVDIRPVPGASHESVREKLANFGSVHTILELPPVWAPTGAESTVTQEILDAVARVTGRQDEPAGVSYFTDAAVLDPTLARSYIIGPGDPDQPHSTDESVSIELVEQSVSVYQSLLEAWNRGQLG; encoded by the coding sequence ATGAATGGCGGCGTAATCGACCTCACTACGAAGCTGTTGCGGATCGACACTGCGGGAGATCACGAGCAGGACGCGATCGACCTAGTTGCGCCCCTGCTCGCTGAGGCTGGCTTCGACCTCACCCACGTGCCGTGGATGCCCGGCCGCGGAAGTCTTGTCGCGCGTTGGAACGGCGGCGGAGAATTCGTGCTCTCCGGCCACGTGGACACGGTGCCCTACGGTCAAGCGACCTGGGCGCACGGACCTCTCGCAGCGGAGCGCGACGGGGATCGCCTCTTCGGTCGCGGCAGCAGCGACATGAAGGGTGGAGTCGCAGCCATGGTCTTGGCATCGATTTCCGCTGCCCGCAGCGGTGCGCGCGGGTTTACCGTCGCGCTGACTGCCGGAGAGGAGACAGGCTGCGGAGGTGCCCGCACCATTCTCTCAAAAAAAGCGATGGAAGCTCCCGGAATTTTGATCGTTGGTGAATCAACGGCCAACGCCGTTCGGCTAGGACATAAAGGTGCGACGTGGTTGGAGCTGGAAACTGCCGGACGGGCAGCTCACGGATCACGGCCAGACTTGGGAGTGAACGCAATCGAAATGCTCAGCGATGCCGTTGTGGGTTTACGTGAACTTGGCGCCGGAGCTCTTCACCCTTACCTCGGCGCCCGGACGACTAACGTCGGCACGATTAGCGGTGGGACACAGACCAATCTTGTTCCCGATCGAGCACAGATGACGGTCGATATTCGTCCAGTCCCCGGAGCATCCCATGAATCGGTGCGGGAAAAACTAGCCAACTTCGGCTCGGTTCACACAATTCTTGAACTTCCTCCGGTGTGGGCCCCGACTGGCGCGGAATCTACGGTCACTCAGGAGATCCTCGACGCGGTAGCCCGCGTTACTGGACGCCAAGATGAACCCGCTGGCGTCTCGTACTTCACTGATGCGGCGGTGCTAGATCCAACTCTCGCTCGCAGCTACATCATCGGCCCTGGCGACCCAGATCAGCCTCATTCGACAGATGAATCTGTGTCGATAGAGCTCGTCGAACAGTCAGTATCCGTCTACCAATCTCTACTCGAAGCGTGGAACCGCGGTCAGTTAGGCTGA
- a CDS encoding nitrilase family protein — protein sequence MKYHGKSITNGSEDTIANIAIAVAQVEPVFGDIATNVAMTTLAITSAAEAGAKVVVLPELVNSGYMMNSREEAFALAEIATEGPATSEWMALAAQLNIIVVAGFAERDGDVLYNSSIMCLPGGDHHVYRKVHLWDEEALYFEPGNLGFPVIQTTLGRIGMMICYDGWFPESYRSLALKGVDLVCVPTNWVPIPGQAADQPGMATILTMAAAHSNGIVIAAADRVGVEREQEFIGQSLIVSHTGWPIAGPADTARPELLVADVDFAEARRSRGWGQFNNPVRDRRMDAYNLTSSL from the coding sequence GTGAAGTATCATGGGAAATCGATTACCAATGGTTCGGAGGACACCATCGCCAACATCGCAATTGCCGTCGCCCAAGTTGAACCCGTGTTCGGAGACATCGCTACCAATGTCGCGATGACGACGCTCGCGATCACCTCGGCCGCTGAAGCTGGCGCGAAAGTAGTCGTTCTCCCGGAACTGGTGAACTCCGGCTACATGATGAATTCCCGCGAAGAAGCGTTCGCACTCGCTGAGATTGCAACGGAGGGCCCTGCGACCAGCGAATGGATGGCCCTCGCGGCGCAACTCAACATCATCGTTGTCGCCGGCTTCGCCGAGCGCGACGGAGACGTCCTCTACAACTCGAGCATCATGTGCCTGCCGGGCGGAGACCACCATGTCTACCGAAAAGTGCACCTTTGGGATGAGGAAGCGCTCTACTTCGAACCGGGGAATCTCGGGTTTCCTGTTATTCAGACCACGCTCGGCCGCATTGGAATGATGATCTGCTACGACGGGTGGTTTCCTGAAAGCTACCGATCGCTCGCCCTCAAAGGTGTCGATCTGGTGTGCGTGCCGACAAACTGGGTTCCCATTCCTGGTCAGGCTGCGGATCAGCCAGGCATGGCAACGATTCTCACGATGGCAGCGGCGCACAGCAACGGCATTGTCATCGCGGCAGCTGATCGCGTCGGGGTTGAACGCGAGCAAGAATTTATCGGACAAAGTCTCATCGTTTCGCACACCGGTTGGCCTATCGCCGGTCCCGCCGACACCGCCCGACCAGAACTTCTCGTCGCTGATGTTGACTTCGCAGAGGCTCGGCGCAGTCGCGGCTGGGGCCAGTTCAACAATCCCGTCAGAGACCGCCGCATGGATGCGTACAACCTAACCTCGTCGCTATGA
- a CDS encoding YaeQ family protein: MAAGSTIHTFTVQLADVDRGVYDDFTLRVARHPSETDLYMVTRVLAYCLEYEEGIAFSEGVSSTDEPAVLVRDLTGTITAWIEIGAPDAARLHYGSKLADRVAIYTHRDPVKVAAPWAGKKIHNASDIVFRSFDPGFIEDAAAALERRNAVTLSVTEGQLYLEVNGTTVSSALHSHRVE, encoded by the coding sequence ATGGCAGCTGGCTCAACGATCCACACCTTCACGGTGCAATTGGCGGATGTGGACCGCGGGGTTTACGACGATTTCACGCTTCGCGTAGCGCGGCATCCTTCCGAAACTGACCTCTATATGGTCACGCGCGTGCTCGCGTATTGCCTCGAGTATGAGGAAGGTATCGCGTTCAGCGAGGGAGTTTCGTCGACAGATGAGCCCGCGGTTCTGGTTCGCGACCTCACCGGCACGATTACAGCCTGGATCGAAATCGGGGCTCCGGATGCTGCCCGACTCCACTACGGAAGCAAGCTGGCCGACAGGGTCGCGATCTACACGCACCGCGACCCGGTGAAGGTTGCGGCTCCGTGGGCGGGCAAGAAGATTCACAACGCGAGCGACATCGTTTTCCGCAGCTTCGATCCTGGCTTCATCGAGGATGCCGCAGCGGCCCTTGAGCGCCGCAACGCTGTAACTCTCTCGGTTACTGAGGGTCAGTTGTATCTCGAAGTGAACGGCACAACGGTAAGTTCCGCGCTGCATAGTCACCGCGTGGAGTAG
- a CDS encoding peroxiredoxin-like family protein, protein MTILPRTQPPALSLPLARGGSLDDLALGTGADGRFTLVVFYRGLHCPVCRKQLRELDENMDALREAGVGRMVAISMDTLKRATISIDDWELSRLPIAYGLSEEQAREWGLFVSSGFKKGEPELFSEPGMFILDNDNTVFWATVSSMPFGRMPVSAIIHGLEYVTETDYPARGVVAPSL, encoded by the coding sequence ATGACTATTCTGCCGCGCACCCAACCTCCTGCCCTTTCGTTGCCGCTCGCGCGCGGAGGATCCCTTGACGATCTCGCGCTCGGCACGGGTGCCGACGGCCGCTTCACTCTCGTTGTTTTCTATCGGGGCCTTCACTGCCCGGTGTGCCGCAAGCAGTTGCGTGAACTCGACGAGAATATGGACGCATTGCGCGAAGCCGGAGTGGGCCGCATGGTGGCCATCAGCATGGACACGCTCAAGCGCGCCACGATCTCGATCGACGACTGGGAACTCAGCCGCCTTCCGATCGCCTACGGACTCAGCGAAGAGCAGGCCCGCGAGTGGGGCCTCTTCGTCTCCAGCGGTTTCAAAAAGGGCGAGCCGGAGTTGTTCAGCGAGCCTGGCATGTTCATTCTTGACAACGACAACACCGTGTTCTGGGCTACTGTCTCCAGCATGCCGTTCGGGCGGATGCCGGTAAGCGCCATCATCCATGGTCTCGAGTACGTGACCGAGACTGATTATCCTGCGCGGGGAGTGGTTGCACCCTCGCTCTGA
- a CDS encoding DUF1800 domain-containing protein, which yields MNPPVDPDVRPRGDGEALLARRMIITSGVAALAAVGAAAASSAAFGPASTLSLLPDGASPPVAPVPTGSAPKNTPVPTTPTPSATPTNPPSTKSPTVGVNPPTTQDSRSPATANPPADRDQSYANPGAGTGTTPRADTPSAAKPATKSTPQKGSSAPEVVSTGVADNDQTHAHLLSRATFGPRSSDFADISTLGIDKWLGAQLAPSSIADPDGTAAWAAFPLAKLSIAKVRSSVKQYSWEAARETGQATLAAQIFSKRQLFEVVVDVFSNLLNVTTPSDSVWATAPDYANTVIRANALGTYAEMLHSAIRHPAMLTYLNNEQSNKANVNENLGRELLELHTLGVASGYTEDDVRNSAMILSGRGIDYDTREFRYWPERHFVGPVATSFFTDENATADGGLAVGDRFVSVLAHHPATAANVVRKLAVRFVSDSPPQGLLDRLAQVYLDNDTAIIPVLKELFASDEFWSAVGEKARRPLEDAVGAARAVGAAPSDKLADGAKNLYWVLQNLGHAPLTWTPPNGFPDVIGAWLSASQTVGRWNMHRGLAGGWFKGLTPPAKLSEQLAPTAGQTNSQWIDSISEHMIGRPLSDTHRAVLLSYLDADGSAEAEAGDAWQVPALAALVLDSPYFQLR from the coding sequence GTGAACCCTCCTGTAGATCCCGACGTACGTCCGCGAGGTGATGGCGAGGCTCTTCTCGCTCGCCGCATGATTATTACGAGTGGTGTTGCGGCTCTCGCCGCAGTGGGTGCTGCTGCCGCGAGCAGCGCGGCTTTTGGCCCGGCCAGCACACTCTCGCTCTTGCCAGACGGGGCGAGCCCTCCCGTGGCTCCGGTGCCAACGGGATCCGCTCCCAAGAACACCCCGGTGCCGACCACTCCAACCCCGAGCGCCACACCCACGAACCCGCCGTCCACGAAGAGCCCCACTGTGGGCGTGAACCCACCAACGACTCAAGATTCACGCTCGCCAGCGACGGCGAACCCGCCAGCCGACCGCGACCAGAGTTATGCAAACCCTGGAGCGGGAACCGGAACCACGCCTCGCGCAGACACTCCATCGGCCGCGAAGCCTGCGACGAAATCCACCCCGCAGAAGGGGTCAAGTGCACCCGAGGTTGTGTCGACCGGTGTCGCAGACAACGACCAAACGCACGCACATCTACTGTCGCGGGCAACGTTCGGCCCGCGCAGCAGCGACTTTGCAGATATTTCCACTCTGGGAATCGACAAGTGGCTCGGTGCTCAGCTCGCACCGTCATCGATCGCTGATCCCGATGGGACTGCTGCGTGGGCAGCGTTTCCTCTCGCGAAGTTGTCAATCGCCAAGGTTCGTTCTTCGGTCAAGCAATACAGCTGGGAAGCTGCACGCGAGACTGGCCAAGCAACATTGGCTGCTCAGATCTTTAGCAAGCGGCAGCTTTTCGAAGTTGTTGTCGACGTCTTCTCTAACCTGCTCAACGTGACGACTCCGTCGGACAGCGTGTGGGCTACCGCGCCTGACTATGCAAACACGGTGATTCGCGCAAACGCCCTCGGCACCTATGCCGAGATGCTGCACTCCGCAATACGGCATCCCGCCATGTTGACGTACCTCAACAACGAGCAATCCAACAAGGCAAACGTCAATGAGAACCTTGGTCGTGAACTGCTAGAACTCCATACGCTCGGAGTAGCTTCGGGTTACACCGAAGATGATGTGCGCAACAGTGCGATGATCCTCTCGGGTCGCGGCATTGACTACGACACGAGAGAGTTCCGCTATTGGCCGGAACGTCACTTTGTGGGGCCTGTAGCCACCTCGTTCTTCACGGACGAAAACGCCACCGCAGACGGCGGACTCGCGGTGGGTGATCGGTTCGTCAGCGTATTGGCCCACCACCCCGCCACCGCCGCGAATGTCGTCAGAAAACTTGCTGTGCGTTTCGTTTCGGATTCGCCGCCTCAAGGTCTGCTCGACCGCCTGGCCCAGGTCTATCTCGACAACGACACCGCGATTATTCCGGTGCTCAAGGAGCTCTTCGCCAGCGATGAGTTCTGGTCTGCGGTCGGCGAGAAGGCGCGTCGTCCCCTTGAAGATGCGGTTGGAGCGGCCCGTGCGGTTGGCGCAGCACCGAGTGACAAGCTCGCCGATGGAGCAAAAAATCTCTATTGGGTCTTGCAAAATCTGGGTCACGCGCCTCTCACGTGGACCCCTCCTAATGGCTTTCCCGATGTCATCGGGGCGTGGCTTTCGGCCAGTCAAACAGTCGGGCGGTGGAACATGCACCGCGGGCTCGCTGGCGGATGGTTCAAGGGGCTCACTCCGCCCGCGAAGCTCAGTGAGCAACTCGCTCCGACCGCAGGGCAGACGAACTCGCAGTGGATCGACAGCATCTCTGAGCACATGATCGGTCGACCTCTCAGTGACACACATCGCGCTGTGCTGCTCTCGTATCTCGATGCCGATGGTTCTGCTGAAGCAGAAGCCGGCGACGCGTGGCAAGTGCCCGCTCTCGCCGCCCTAGTGCTCGACTCGCCCTATTTCCAATTGCGCTAA
- a CDS encoding DUF1501 domain-containing protein, translated as MTETRFLHPDCPDWRQLGPTDLDSAVRAHSEIVVAEEAARRQLWSKGFTRRRMLQGGLMAGVAAIGSQIVTTQASYAAPGSPDTGALIVVFLRGGMDGLSVLVPATDADLLKARPSIAVKENSGLIAFERGFGLHPALSALKPMLAQGKIAAVPAIGTPDLSRSHFQAQDCLERGGSAGSASQTGWLNRALEQSGPGTTWRGVGASDRLARSLVGGSNALVVPDLDRMAIDVDDSLLEPTRTALTKLYTGLDHPIAQQATLALSASGEAAAIAASAGEAEARGYADDNFSSDLATLASLIRANVGLRVGTLDLGGWDMHTDIGTPDKGDMHDMLSAVGNGLAAFFADLGPKADTTTVVLMSEFGRRVGQNDSSGADHGHGGLAMVLGGGVKGGVHGKWEGLGADVLDHGDVPGSNDFRDLLGEVVMNRLDLSAADASIIFPEWKVTPMGVMA; from the coding sequence ATGACCGAGACCCGTTTCCTTCACCCTGACTGCCCAGACTGGCGCCAGCTGGGACCAACCGATCTAGATTCCGCTGTGCGGGCCCATAGCGAGATTGTGGTGGCCGAAGAGGCTGCTCGTCGACAACTTTGGTCCAAGGGTTTTACCCGTCGACGGATGCTGCAGGGCGGCCTGATGGCTGGCGTTGCCGCCATCGGTTCCCAGATTGTGACCACTCAAGCGTCCTACGCGGCTCCAGGGTCGCCAGACACGGGTGCTCTTATCGTCGTATTCCTCCGCGGCGGAATGGACGGACTTTCCGTGCTCGTTCCGGCCACCGACGCAGACCTCTTGAAGGCCCGCCCGAGCATCGCGGTCAAAGAGAACTCAGGATTGATTGCTTTCGAACGCGGCTTCGGCTTGCATCCCGCGCTGTCAGCCCTGAAGCCGATGCTGGCGCAGGGCAAGATCGCTGCCGTACCGGCGATCGGCACCCCCGACCTTTCACGCAGCCACTTCCAAGCGCAGGACTGCCTTGAGCGTGGCGGCTCTGCCGGCAGCGCCTCGCAGACCGGATGGCTTAACCGTGCTCTTGAGCAGAGCGGCCCGGGAACCACCTGGCGCGGAGTGGGTGCAAGCGATCGCCTTGCTCGCTCCCTCGTCGGCGGTTCGAACGCTCTCGTCGTTCCCGACCTCGACCGCATGGCGATCGACGTAGACGATTCGCTCCTCGAACCCACCCGCACCGCCCTGACGAAGCTCTATACCGGTCTCGACCACCCAATCGCGCAGCAGGCAACGCTCGCCCTGAGCGCGTCTGGTGAGGCCGCAGCCATCGCAGCCTCTGCGGGAGAAGCTGAAGCGCGCGGCTATGCAGACGACAACTTCTCAAGCGACCTCGCAACCTTGGCCAGCCTCATCCGCGCCAACGTTGGGCTTCGTGTTGGCACGCTCGATCTCGGTGGGTGGGACATGCACACCGACATCGGAACGCCAGACAAGGGCGACATGCACGACATGCTCAGCGCCGTCGGCAACGGCCTCGCGGCCTTCTTCGCTGACCTCGGCCCGAAGGCCGACACCACGACGGTGGTGCTCATGAGCGAGTTCGGTCGTCGCGTTGGCCAGAACGACAGCTCGGGTGCTGACCACGGTCACGGTGGACTCGCGATGGTGCTCGGCGGTGGAGTTAAGGGCGGCGTGCACGGCAAATGGGAAGGCCTCGGTGCAGATGTGCTCGACCACGGCGATGTGCCCGGCAGCAACGACTTCCGCGATCTCCTCGGTGAAGTTGTGATGAACCGCCTCGACCTCAGCGCGGCCGACGCCAGCATCATCTTCCCGGAGTGGAAGGTCACGCCGATGGGGGTTATGGCCTAG
- a CDS encoding ABC transporter ATP-binding protein, whose translation MIEFRNVSKRFPDGTLAVENFSLVLPSHKATVFVGSSGSGKTTLLRMINRMIDPTEGSILINGEDIAGVDPVLLRRRIGYVLQATGLLPHRKVVDNIASVPRLNGVPKRKARLDATALLDTVGLDRSLAERYPDQLSGGQQQRVGVARALASDPDILLMDEPFGAVDPIVRAELQEELNRLQRELGKTTVFVTHDIDEAFVIADQVVILRNGGVIAQVGSPADILASPADDFVASFIGADRGKRTLYIQHREGDSAPLIVDSDGRPAGVLGTEQ comes from the coding sequence ATGATCGAGTTTCGCAACGTTTCGAAGCGGTTTCCCGATGGAACGCTCGCAGTCGAGAACTTTTCTCTCGTGCTTCCGTCGCACAAAGCCACCGTGTTCGTTGGCTCATCCGGCTCTGGCAAGACCACGCTACTTCGTATGATCAACAGGATGATTGATCCCACTGAGGGATCCATCCTGATCAATGGCGAAGATATCGCCGGGGTCGACCCAGTGCTGCTTCGCCGCCGCATCGGGTACGTGCTTCAAGCCACCGGACTGCTCCCTCACCGCAAAGTGGTCGACAATATCGCCTCGGTGCCGCGATTGAATGGTGTGCCTAAGCGTAAAGCCCGGCTCGACGCAACCGCTCTGCTCGATACGGTTGGCCTTGATCGGAGTCTTGCGGAGCGTTATCCAGATCAGCTATCCGGCGGACAACAGCAGCGCGTTGGTGTGGCTCGCGCCCTCGCTAGCGACCCCGACATCCTTCTCATGGATGAGCCATTTGGCGCCGTCGACCCCATCGTGCGGGCGGAGCTTCAAGAAGAGCTCAACCGCCTGCAGCGTGAACTGGGCAAAACGACTGTCTTTGTTACTCATGACATCGATGAGGCGTTCGTCATCGCCGATCAGGTGGTTATTCTTCGCAACGGCGGCGTGATCGCGCAGGTGGGCAGCCCCGCCGATATCTTGGCGAGTCCCGCGGATGATTTCGTAGCGTCGTTCATCGGAGCTGATCGTGGCAAGCGCACCCTCTATATTCAGCACCGCGAAGGAGACAGCGCGCCGCTGATAGTGGATTCTGATGGTCGGCCTGCCGGCGTGCTCGGGACCGAACAATGA
- a CDS encoding ABC transporter permease, which yields MTWLLDNFALVAELTGNHVALSILPIVLGFCIAVPLGWIANRWRPVRSFVIAGGSLLYTIPSLPLFVMLPYLLGTKITDDRNIVVALTLYAVAMMVRTAADALAAVPKDAIEAATATGYSAWGRFWLVELPLAGPVLLAGMRVVSASTIALVSVGAIIGSANLGYLFTNGKQRDFLDEIVIGIVASLVIALVFDVILVLLGRVLMPWMRRQKSVRSRTPLLLGRVG from the coding sequence ATGACGTGGCTCCTTGACAACTTTGCTCTAGTCGCCGAGCTCACGGGCAACCACGTAGCGCTCAGCATCCTTCCGATAGTGCTCGGGTTTTGTATCGCTGTGCCGCTCGGCTGGATCGCCAACCGCTGGCGGCCCGTGCGCTCGTTCGTCATCGCTGGCGGCAGCCTCCTCTATACAATTCCCTCGCTTCCGCTGTTCGTGATGTTGCCGTATCTGCTGGGAACGAAGATAACCGATGATCGGAATATCGTTGTGGCGCTCACTCTCTATGCGGTCGCAATGATGGTGCGGACTGCAGCCGATGCGCTTGCCGCGGTGCCCAAGGACGCGATCGAAGCGGCGACTGCGACTGGATACTCGGCTTGGGGTCGATTCTGGCTAGTCGAGCTTCCGCTAGCTGGCCCGGTCCTTCTTGCTGGCATGCGGGTGGTTTCCGCGAGCACGATCGCACTGGTGTCGGTGGGGGCCATCATCGGCTCGGCGAACCTTGGGTACCTCTTCACGAACGGAAAACAGCGCGACTTTCTCGACGAAATTGTTATCGGCATCGTGGCTAGCCTCGTTATTGCGCTCGTCTTTGATGTGATCCTCGTTCTTCTTGGCCGAGTTCTTATGCCGTGGATGCGACGGCAAAAAAGCGTTCGCAGCCGTACGCCGCTTCTTCTCGGGCGGGTGGGATAG
- a CDS encoding ABC transporter permease, giving the protein MQFFLDAFRWLLDPANYASGGVNPLPIHDRVGEHLLYTVVAVALATVIALPLGFYIGHTGRGRQFVIGFTGAMRALPTLGLLMALFVIVGATVPFTQAAFIASIIALVILAIPSILAGAYAGIESVDRQTIDAGRAMGMTELQVLTQIEIPLSLPLIIGGIRASALQVIATAVIASYISLGGLGTIISSGIGLNDNDRILGGAILVTLLALVVDGMFALAQRLTRRRGTAGVRRKKTNVREQPLGLVAVAAPSAHEGKN; this is encoded by the coding sequence ATGCAGTTCTTTCTCGATGCTTTTCGTTGGCTTCTCGACCCGGCTAACTATGCCTCAGGCGGTGTGAATCCTTTGCCGATTCACGATCGTGTGGGCGAGCACCTGTTGTACACGGTTGTCGCCGTCGCACTCGCGACGGTGATCGCGTTGCCGCTGGGCTTCTACATCGGGCACACCGGTCGCGGGCGGCAGTTCGTGATCGGATTCACCGGTGCCATGCGCGCTTTGCCCACACTGGGATTACTCATGGCGCTCTTCGTGATCGTGGGCGCAACCGTGCCGTTCACACAGGCGGCATTTATCGCCTCGATCATCGCACTCGTTATCCTGGCGATTCCATCGATTCTGGCGGGCGCCTACGCTGGCATCGAGTCTGTCGATCGTCAGACGATCGACGCAGGTCGTGCAATGGGGATGACAGAACTGCAAGTACTCACTCAGATTGAGATTCCGTTGTCGTTGCCGCTTATTATTGGCGGAATTCGGGCGTCTGCGCTTCAAGTTATTGCGACCGCAGTGATCGCCTCCTACATCTCATTGGGCGGCCTCGGCACAATCATCTCTAGCGGCATCGGACTCAACGACAACGATCGCATTCTCGGTGGCGCCATTCTTGTCACGCTCTTAGCGCTCGTTGTTGACGGTATGTTCGCCCTCGCTCAGCGGCTTACCCGTCGGCGCGGAACTGCCGGGGTTCGCCGAAAGAAAACAAACGTCCGTGAACAGCCACTGGGGCTGGTCGCGGTGGCGGCACCATCCGCCCACGAAGGGAAAAACTAA